A stretch of Spirochaetota bacterium DNA encodes these proteins:
- a CDS encoding Eco57I restriction-modification methylase domain-containing protein, producing the protein MTLTIQTIDKILKSKKLSDYHIDTINITNFQKGLVLYIEVIKKIQYTATEETQKQKLKNLFSSIDNYQYEMDHDSIDLSIWYQNKLKVIIETKTKKNAEMITDDELNKKAFQEALYYYMEQSKKEQNEITYIMITNFQYLYLFEEKEFLNLTKKSSIKNAFTQYYKNKDGFYKKISELNIETTITITKIDLFNDDSTLIYRIFDKPLLLNQALENDANELNREFYQELLHIMGLQEKDNKLVKSTIQNTLLDLTESKIGNKEKNEELFETALGLNILWLNRILFLKILESQLKVFRNDPDFHILDSKHITGYHLLSKLFFSILSTPRAERHSDDKKYDTIPYLNSSLFEETEIERQYRISDLDIERPLKIKSDSVLYKDKDFTKKELNLLEYLLRFLNCFSYNSDSDSVDKNTLIKSSVLGTVFERLNGYKDGSHFTPASITMYMSEKVLQKRIIDIFNKEFALEFEDFKELISYAKKNFYKKEDIEKAQALVDNMTIIDPAVGSGHFLVSSLNELIKIKSQLGLLHKDIKVSIENDELIIKSSFGDNFVYERREGKISEERQEIQKAIFETKKHIIENQLYGVDINPNSVNICRLRLWIELLKHTYYTDSDYINLEVLPNLEFKVMTANSLISVKDIPLYFNKTHRAELSRAMHTYYNAVLTEKEQVKTEVKALISNVKSHIEQLKNYDPFNTIVSCSFFDSGLMFGIESFDIVIGNPPYVSNKGISSTMMSQYKEEYGIQDDLYNYFYLRGFEFLKDGGILGYITSNTFLTLQSKQKLRQYLQSKKLVEMRLVDNVFEHAAVEPIIVIAYKSSTTSDNYQFNYVDNRNQAILYEGNNILIDINTYREAPNQVFFTPNVYNLAIANKYFDTIHSLMTSYWDIIKTSANIDKNKNLLNSYKATLKAGDIALLGLLTDGGQGLATANNGFYIGVRASNKDAERTYRQRIEKIAKFNKEFATTHDITKMTELEIRALFLALKTEHGRDIFGQGFLYQIISDDEIADVNTLTQDEKDNGIKGERSFVPYDKGDKDGNRWYMPTSYCINWSVENVKFLKTDPKARWQGYTFFFKEGFSWSDVLLTKSTVIKDKSTFIKARIKESTINDVKSMSLYPLYPIITSKYLLVMINSYFMFHYMKQIVNNTISIQINDMRQVPIIIPTEEQLQIAEELFDRAKAIKDQQIQKLITKDIADEQLDALQNEVDDFVYALYGLSAEEITIVEGGK; encoded by the coding sequence GGATCACGATAGCATAGATTTATCAATATGGTATCAAAATAAACTAAAAGTAATCATAGAAACAAAAACAAAAAAGAATGCAGAAATGATTACAGACGATGAACTGAATAAAAAAGCCTTTCAAGAAGCTCTATATTACTATATGGAGCAGTCCAAAAAAGAGCAAAACGAAATCACTTATATAATGATTACTAATTTTCAATATCTCTATCTTTTTGAAGAAAAAGAATTTCTAAATTTAACTAAAAAATCCTCTATTAAAAATGCATTCACACAATATTATAAAAATAAAGACGGTTTTTATAAAAAAATTAGTGAACTTAATATTGAGACTACTATTACAATAACAAAGATAGATCTTTTTAACGATGATAGCACCTTGATTTATAGAATCTTTGATAAGCCTTTATTATTAAACCAAGCACTAGAAAATGACGCCAATGAACTAAACAGAGAATTTTATCAAGAGCTACTTCATATCATGGGACTACAAGAAAAAGATAATAAACTCGTTAAAAGCACTATCCAAAACACCCTCCTAGACTTAACAGAATCAAAAATAGGCAACAAAGAAAAGAACGAAGAATTATTTGAGACGGCATTGGGATTAAATATATTGTGGCTAAATAGGATACTCTTTTTAAAAATATTAGAATCTCAACTAAAAGTTTTTCGTAATGACCCCGACTTTCATATTTTGGATTCTAAACATATTACAGGCTACCATTTATTATCAAAATTGTTTTTTAGTATATTGTCCACACCAAGAGCAGAAAGACACTCAGATGACAAAAAATACGATACAATCCCTTATCTTAATAGCTCTCTATTTGAAGAAACAGAGATTGAAAGACAATATCGTATTTCTGATTTAGATATAGAAAGACCCCTCAAAATCAAATCTGATAGCGTACTTTATAAAGATAAAGACTTTACCAAAAAAGAATTAAATCTATTAGAATACCTACTACGCTTTTTGAATTGTTTTTCTTATAATAGTGATAGCGATAGTGTGGATAAAAACACGCTAATCAAATCTTCTGTACTGGGTACTGTCTTTGAGCGATTGAATGGCTACAAGGACGGCTCACATTTTACCCCTGCTAGTATTACCATGTATATGTCAGAAAAAGTCCTGCAAAAACGCATCATTGATATTTTTAATAAAGAATTTGCTTTGGAATTTGAAGACTTTAAAGAGCTTATTTCTTATGCAAAAAAGAATTTCTATAAAAAAGAAGATATAGAAAAAGCCCAAGCTCTCGTAGATAATATGACTATCATCGATCCAGCCGTGGGAAGTGGTCACTTTTTGGTGTCTAGTTTGAATGAGCTAATCAAGATCAAAAGCCAATTAGGATTGTTACACAAAGATATTAAGGTATCTATTGAAAATGATGAATTGATTATTAAGTCTAGTTTTGGAGATAATTTTGTCTATGAGAGAAGAGAGGGCAAGATCTCAGAAGAAAGACAAGAGATACAAAAAGCGATTTTTGAGACTAAAAAGCATATCATAGAAAACCAATTATACGGCGTGGATATCAACCCAAACTCTGTTAATATCTGCCGATTGAGATTGTGGATAGAGCTATTAAAACACACCTATTATACGGATAGTGATTATATCAATCTCGAAGTTCTGCCCAATTTGGAATTTAAAGTGATGACGGCTAATAGTCTTATATCTGTTAAGGATATACCTTTATATTTTAATAAAACACATAGAGCAGAACTCAGTCGAGCTATGCACACTTACTATAATGCTGTATTAACAGAAAAAGAACAGGTAAAAACTGAAGTTAAAGCACTAATCAGTAATGTCAAATCTCATATTGAGCAGTTGAAAAATTACGATCCTTTTAATACGATAGTTTCGTGTAGCTTTTTTGATAGTGGGTTAATGTTTGGTATTGAGAGTTTTGATATAGTGATTGGGAATCCTCCTTATGTATCTAATAAAGGTATCTCCTCTACTATGATGAGTCAGTACAAAGAAGAATATGGTATTCAAGACGATCTCTATAATTATTTTTATTTACGAGGTTTTGAATTCTTAAAAGACGGTGGTATTTTAGGATATATTACTTCTAACACTTTTTTAACATTACAAAGCAAACAAAAATTAAGACAATATTTACAAAGTAAAAAACTTGTAGAAATGAGATTAGTAGATAATGTGTTTGAACATGCTGCAGTAGAGCCTATTATTGTAATTGCATATAAAAGTAGTACAACTAGTGATAATTATCAATTTAATTATGTAGACAATAGAAATCAAGCAATTCTCTATGAGGGAAATAATATTCTTATAGATATAAACACCTATAGAGAAGCTCCTAATCAAGTGTTTTTTACCCCGAATGTTTATAATTTAGCTATAGCTAATAAATACTTTGATACTATTCACAGTTTAATGACAAGTTATTGGGATATCATTAAAACCAGTGCCAATATTGATAAAAATAAAAATCTATTAAATAGCTACAAAGCCACCCTAAAAGCTGGAGATATAGCCTTACTAGGATTACTCACAGATGGTGGACAAGGACTAGCTACAGCGAATAATGGTTTTTATATAGGTGTAAGAGCAAGTAATAAAGACGCAGAGCGTACCTATCGACAACGCATAGAAAAAATAGCAAAATTCAACAAAGAATTTGCTACTACTCATGATATTACAAAAATGACAGAACTAGAGATAAGAGCATTATTCTTAGCATTAAAAACAGAACATGGACGAGATATCTTTGGTCAGGGCTTTCTCTATCAGATTATTAGTGATGATGAGATCGCTGATGTCAACACACTCACTCAAGACGAAAAAGATAATGGTATCAAAGGAGAGCGAAGCTTTGTACCTTATGACAAAGGGGACAAGGACGGTAATCGTTGGTATATGCCTACTTCTTACTGTATCAACTGGTCTGTAGAAAATGTGAAATTCTTAAAAACAGATCCTAAAGCTCGTTGGCAAGGTTATACTTTCTTTTTTAAAGAAGGTTTTTCATGGAGTGATGTCTTACTAACTAAAAGTACAGTTATAAAAGATAAATCAACTTTTATCAAAGCTAGAATAAAAGAGTCTACAATCAATGATGTTAAGAGTATGAGTTTATATCCTCTATATCCTATTATAACTAGTAAATATTTATTAGTTATGATTAATTCATATTTTATGTTTCATTATATGAAGCAAATAGTTAATAACACTATCAGTATTCAAATTAATGATATGAGACAAGTGCCTATCATCATACCGACAGAGGAACAGCTACAAATAGCTGAAGAGCTTTTTGATAGAGCCAAAGCCATAAAAGATCAACAAATACAAAAGCTTATCACTAAAGATATTGCCGACGAACAACTAGACGCCCTACAAAATGAAGTAGATGATTTTGTCTATGCTCTCTATGGATTGAGTGCTGAGGAAATAACGATTGTTGAGGGTGGGAAGTAG
- a CDS encoding ankyrin repeat domain-containing protein — protein sequence MEIFMKILLLILLVSPIFGQNTKDYPRFTYEQMTNKASTSRLSHRLFYQKSKGPDALWFDTVKQGNLMEIKKMINNGQNIEVKDEKSLGQTALLWATFLGYLDITKYLIEEHNANLFATDRADVQHVFKSAILGGDIKTIEYLYPLMKSKIDLNAQDERDGETALMVAVSNDRKDAVKFLLKQKVDINIISKQLNHSAMSVACAGNNQSMVDILAKAGGINHRTKKDSCK from the coding sequence ATGGAGATTTTTATGAAAATATTATTATTAATTTTATTGGTATCCCCTATATTTGGGCAGAATACTAAGGATTATCCTAGGTTTACCTATGAACAGATGACGAACAAAGCTAGCACAAGCCGATTATCTCATCGTTTATTTTATCAAAAGTCCAAAGGCCCTGATGCATTGTGGTTTGATACAGTAAAACAAGGTAACTTAATGGAAATCAAAAAAATGATAAATAATGGACAGAATATAGAAGTTAAAGATGAAAAAAGTCTAGGACAAACTGCTCTATTATGGGCTACTTTTTTAGGATACTTAGATATTACTAAATATCTAATTGAAGAACATAATGCAAATCTATTTGCTACAGATAGAGCTGATGTACAACATGTCTTTAAGTCTGCTATTTTGGGTGGTGATATTAAAACTATAGAATATTTATATCCTTTAATGAAAAGTAAGATCGATCTTAACGCTCAAGACGAAAGAGATGGAGAAACTGCTCTTATGGTGGCAGTTTCTAACGATAGAAAAGATGCTGTAAAATTTTTACTTAAACAAAAAGTAGATATCAATATCATTAGTAAACAACTTAATCACAGTGCGATGAGTGTAGCTTGTGCTGGTAACAATCAATCAATGGTCGATATACTCGCCAAAGCTGGTGGTATCAATCATAGAACTAAAAAAGATTCTTGCAAATAA
- a CDS encoding pentapeptide repeat-containing protein translates to MSENIIIINVDDNTNYNKLLFEHHSNEVSESNIIINKKVEFRFSISMQGTKSPEVSLSNIHFKETVDFLANVESFETENRKKNIFLNNIKCDKNITIQNLNLNVIHIDDTQINQLIVKRSYLNNFYCKSTKDIKNIKIKNITFDSVTFHKEVFFYGIELNTINFTNSTFKNKADFKNSTLTNCNFSFTRFMGKADFKRVKFHGENKFNYTQFNERGAFYGAYFDSNPTFHNLILGKDSHIYFGEINKCIKDSNDQVIDKYIKNLEKDLKISIEFNEQKEEFIKQKEEFIKQKEEFIKQEEEFDEQYKDLIKKHKDSIKQEEDLITRYRSFKRQREDFIKQIVIEKIVIEKISLTNTIINGRLDFSNDNITTLDMKGCVIAGTLSRVLFAPKCANWETATLLKNEELKQNNIIRALEYKAEEKDLYENELWIQLNKKSSIKLITEWLSLWIGKVSNNHGQNWGQGVFFTAIVWFVCFSMFYISFPYYDINNHFFTGVYWKSIGGLFTSGQFFSNMVEYFNPTNYKLLTTYITSSNPEWWVKIFGAFWFLLGKALVPYGIFEVVQAFRKYNKID, encoded by the coding sequence ATGAGTGAGAATATAATTATTATTAATGTAGATGATAATACAAATTATAATAAATTACTTTTTGAACATCACAGTAATGAAGTTAGTGAATCTAATATAATTATAAATAAAAAAGTTGAATTTCGGTTTTCAATAAGCATGCAAGGTACCAAATCACCCGAGGTTTCATTATCTAACATTCATTTTAAAGAGACTGTTGATTTTTTGGCAAATGTAGAGAGTTTTGAAACAGAGAATAGAAAAAAAAATATTTTTCTAAATAATATAAAATGTGATAAAAATATAACTATACAAAATCTAAATCTAAATGTAATTCATATAGATGATACTCAAATTAATCAATTAATAGTAAAAAGATCTTATTTAAATAATTTTTATTGTAAAAGTACAAAGGATATAAAAAATATCAAAATAAAAAATATTACTTTTGACTCAGTAACATTTCATAAAGAGGTGTTTTTTTATGGTATAGAACTAAATACAATAAATTTCACTAATTCTACTTTTAAGAACAAAGCTGATTTTAAAAATTCTACATTAACGAATTGTAATTTTTCTTTCACTCGTTTTATGGGTAAGGCAGACTTTAAACGAGTGAAATTCCATGGTGAAAACAAATTTAACTATACTCAGTTTAATGAGAGGGGGGCTTTTTATGGAGCTTATTTTGATAGCAATCCTACTTTTCATAATTTGATACTAGGTAAGGACTCTCATATTTATTTTGGAGAAATCAATAAATGTATTAAAGATTCAAATGATCAAGTAATAGATAAATATATAAAAAATTTAGAAAAAGATCTAAAAATCTCTATAGAGTTTAATGAACAAAAAGAAGAGTTTATAAAACAAAAAGAAGAGTTTATAAAACAAAAAGAAGAGTTTATAAAACAAGAAGAAGAGTTTGATGAACAATACAAAGATCTTATAAAAAAACACAAAGATTCTATAAAACAAGAAGAAGATCTTATAACAAGATACAGATCTTTTAAAAGACAAAGAGAAGATTTTATAAAACAAATAGTTATTGAAAAAATAGTTATTGAAAAAATTTCACTTACAAATACTATTATCAATGGTAGATTAGATTTTAGCAATGATAATATTACTACTTTAGATATGAAAGGCTGTGTAATTGCAGGAACTTTATCCAGAGTTTTATTTGCTCCAAAATGTGCTAATTGGGAAACGGCAACCCTTCTCAAAAATGAAGAACTCAAACAAAATAATATTATCAGAGCTTTAGAGTATAAAGCAGAAGAGAAAGATTTGTATGAGAATGAGCTATGGATACAATTAAATAAAAAATCTAGTATTAAATTGATCACTGAATGGTTATCTTTATGGATAGGGAAAGTTTCTAATAATCATGGTCAAAATTGGGGACAGGGTGTTTTCTTTACTGCTATAGTATGGTTTGTATGTTTTTCAATGTTTTATATATCATTTCCCTATTACGATATTAATAATCATTTCTTTACAGGTGTATATTGGAAATCTATTGGAGGATTATTTACATCTGGTCAATTTTTCTCTAATATGGTGGAATATTTCAATCCAACTAATTACAAACTATTAACTACTTATATAACTAGTAGTAATCCTGAATGGTGGGTTAAAATTTTTGGTGCATTTTGGTTTTTACTTGGCAAGGCTTTAGTACCTTATGGAATATTTGAAGTAGTACAAGCTTTTAGGAAATATAATAAGATAGATTAG
- a CDS encoding ankyrin repeat domain-containing protein, translating into MVSNIIYTQDLSNLPIIFDFIDNSSQNTSLISTNIESSLLEKVQENNTIYTQDLSNSPIVFDSIDNSSQNTNLISTNIKVSLLEAVQENNINLVKEILTINPKDINSRDAQNRTALMLTTDDSLEIVKLLINHGAFINTKDYKGNTALMIASKKGYTKLVALFLTEYMQVNTKNNEGLSALHLATINGYTEIVELLIKHRADINDPMPNRLLPIFEAVTKGYTSIVKLYLNKGADINSTIASTKTSLLAIASALGNSSTVQLLLEKGANPNLANKFGVTPIFLSISKKHLDITKLLITYHADLDVQTTKGIRLKDIISPTDITMKRLIKK; encoded by the coding sequence ATGGTATCAAATATAATTTATACACAAGATTTATCAAATTTACCCATAATTTTTGATTTCATAGATAATTCTTCACAAAACACTAGCCTTATTTCTACAAATATAGAATCAAGCCTTTTAGAAAAAGTACAAGAAAATAATACAATTTATACACAAGATTTATCAAATTCACCTATAGTTTTTGATTCCATAGACAATTCTTCACAAAACACTAACCTTATTTCTACAAATATAAAGGTAAGCCTTTTAGAAGCAGTACAAGAAAATAATATCAATCTTGTTAAAGAGATACTTACTATAAATCCAAAAGATATTAATAGTAGAGACGCTCAAAATAGAACTGCTCTCATGCTGACCACTGATGATTCTTTAGAAATTGTAAAATTATTAATTAATCATGGTGCTTTTATTAACACAAAAGATTACAAAGGTAATACAGCTTTAATGATTGCTAGTAAAAAAGGATATACCAAACTTGTAGCTTTATTTTTAACTGAATATATGCAAGTAAATACAAAAAATAATGAAGGACTATCCGCACTTCATCTAGCAACTATAAATGGATACACAGAAATTGTAGAATTATTAATAAAACATAGAGCTGATATTAATGATCCTATGCCTAATAGGTTGTTGCCAATATTTGAAGCTGTTACAAAAGGATATACTAGCATAGTAAAGTTATACCTTAATAAAGGAGCTGATATCAACTCAACTATAGCCTCTACTAAAACTTCATTATTAGCTATAGCTAGTGCTTTAGGAAATAGTTCTACCGTACAACTTTTATTAGAAAAAGGAGCAAATCCTAATTTAGCAAACAAATTTGGTGTTACCCCTATATTTCTTTCTATTAGTAAAAAGCATCTTGATATTACTAAATTATTAATCACTTATCATGCAGACCTTGATGTTC